The Methylobacterium sp. PvR107 genome contains a region encoding:
- the aqpZ gene encoding aquaporin Z produces the protein MDIRKCSAEAIGTFWLTFAGCGSAVIAAGFPQVGIGLLGVSAAFGLTVVTMAYAIGHISGCHLNPAVTIGLAAGGRFPTRDIAPYVVSQVIGGAAAAALLYAIASGSPEFDLAKGFAANGYGEHSPGHYGLLSCLLAEVVLTMMFLFVIMGATHGKAPVGFAPLAIGLCLTLVHLVGIPVTNLSVNPARSTGPALFAGGWAIAQLWLFWVAPLVGGALGGMLYRWLSEQPAAQITGIAPAAPAE, from the coding sequence ATGGACATCCGCAAGTGCAGCGCCGAGGCGATCGGCACTTTCTGGCTCACTTTTGCCGGCTGCGGCAGTGCCGTCATCGCCGCCGGGTTCCCGCAGGTCGGCATCGGCCTGCTTGGGGTCTCCGCCGCCTTCGGCCTGACCGTGGTCACCATGGCCTACGCCATCGGCCACATCTCGGGGTGTCACCTCAACCCAGCAGTCACCATCGGGCTTGCGGCGGGCGGGCGCTTCCCGACTCGCGACATCGCTCCGTACGTGGTTTCACAGGTCATCGGCGGCGCGGCTGCCGCGGCGCTGCTCTATGCCATCGCGAGCGGCTCGCCGGAGTTCGACCTTGCGAAGGGCTTTGCCGCCAATGGCTACGGCGAGCACTCGCCGGGCCACTACGGACTGCTTTCGTGCCTCTTGGCCGAGGTGGTGCTCACGATGATGTTCCTCTTCGTCATCATGGGGGCGACGCACGGCAAGGCGCCGGTCGGCTTCGCGCCTCTGGCCATCGGTCTCTGCCTGACCCTCGTCCACCTCGTCGGCATTCCGGTGACGAACCTGTCGGTCAACCCGGCGCGCAGCACGGGGCCGGCCCTGTTCGCCGGCGGTTGGGCGATAGCACAGCTCTGGCTGTTCTGGGTTGCCCCGCTGGTCGGCGGCGCGCTGGGCGGAATGCTCTACCGCTGGCTAAGCGAGCAACCCGCGGCTCAGATTACCGGCATAGCACCGGCCGCCCCGGCAGAGTGA